TTTTATTAACAACAAAGTCTCAAAATTTAATCATATCAACTGTTGTTTCTCGTTGTCAAGTTTTTTGATTTAATGAATTTGACCAACAAAAAGATATTAAAAAAAAATTAGACAAATGAAAAAAAAGTCATTATAACTTGGTTTATTCAAAAATTTTTCCAAATTTTGAAATAGCAGTTAATGCTATTGAAAATGTTTCAGACGAGGATCTAAAAAAACTTGAATCTTTTTTTCATGATCTAATTAAAAATAAAACAAAATTTTTAATATTTCTGAACAAAACTCTAACAAAAGAAAACGCATTTGTTTTCATTAAAATTTTATTATTTTATTTTAAATCGATTTTTTTAGATAATATGAAAAAAAATCTTAACTATTCAAAAAAAAATAAATTTCCGGTATTAAATTTTAAAAAAATTACTAATATATTACAAACCGCACATAAATTTTTATCATCATTAAATTCGAACGAAAATTTTAATGTTCAAAAATCCGCATTTTTGGTGCGTATGAATATTATTTTGTCCTAAAAACAACTATGAAAATCACTGTTTTAGCAACGCCAATCGGAAATTTAAAGGATATTAGTCTTCGCGGAATTGACGCCTTGCGAGATGCAGATTTAATTTTATGTGAAGATTCGCGAGTTTCTAGAAAGTTGTTAAATTTTTTAGAAATTTACGATAAGCAATTAATTTCATATCACAAATTTAATGAAAAACTCATAATTTCGAAAATTTCAAAATTAATTTTTTCCCAAAAAAATATCTTATTAATTTCCGATGCCGGCTCTCCATTAATTAGCGATCCAGGACAGTTTTTAATAAAATGAGCTCATAATAACAAAATCGAAGTTGACTTTTTGCCTGGAGCGTGTGCATTTGTAAGCGCTTTTGTTCTTTCAGGATTTGATTCCCCGCTAGTTTTTATGGGTTTTTTTAATTCTAAAAAACAACAAATTATTAAACAAATAACTAATTTTAAAGAAGGTTTTAGTTATATTTTTTATATTTCGCCCTATAAATTAATTTATGTTCTCGAAGTAATTAAACAAATCTATGAAAAAAATATAGAAATATTTTTGGTAAAAGAAATGACAAAAATTCATCAAAAATATTTTTTTGGCACACCTATTGAAATTATAAATCAAGTAAAAAATTCTTTAAAGGGCGAATTTACCATGGTTTTAAAATTAATCAAATCTGAAAAGAATAAAAAAAAGCAAAATAAATACCAAAAGTTCGCTAAAATAGTGTAAAATATTATGATAAAATTATTCAAGATTCAAGGAGCTAAAATGATTAGTAATAGCTGTATAACAAAAATTCTTTATAACAGAGAAGAAATTAAATTCCGGATTGCTGAAATCGCTGAATGAATCAATCGAAATTATGCAAATTCAAAAGAAATTGTTTTTATTGGCGTGCTCAAAGGTTCGCTGATTTTTTTAACTGAATTAATTCAAAAAGT
The sequence above is a segment of the Mesomycoplasma flocculare ATCC 27399 genome. Coding sequences within it:
- the rsmI gene encoding 16S rRNA (cytidine(1402)-2'-O)-methyltransferase encodes the protein MKITVLATPIGNLKDISLRGIDALRDADLILCEDSRVSRKLLNFLEIYDKQLISYHKFNEKLIISKISKLIFSQKNILLISDAGSPLISDPGQFLIKWAHNNKIEVDFLPGACAFVSAFVLSGFDSPLVFMGFFNSKKQQIIKQITNFKEGFSYIFYISPYKLIYVLEVIKQIYEKNIEIFLVKEMTKIHQKYFFGTPIEIINQVKNSLKGEFTMVLKLIKSEKNKKKQNKYQKFAKIV
- a CDS encoding DNA polymerase III delta subunit → MLIDKNNWTTFLNNLDKIEQAPHAILLISNYTNLLENKIKEFLNNFNHKYEIFLYDILDKNLSKQEFIQEVNKLYFSSFSNYQTKIFILKNIENAHISLLNAFLKILEDPPNSTYFLLTTKSQNLIISTVVSRCQVFWFNEFDQQKDIKKKLDKWKKSHYNLVYSKIFPNFEIAVNAIENVSDEDLKKLESFFHDLIKNKTKFLIFLNKTLTKENAFVFIKILLFYFKSIFLDNMKKNLNYSKKNKFPVLNFKKITNILQTAHKFLSSLNSNENFNVQKSAFLVRMNIILS